From Streptomyces sp. NBC_01460, a single genomic window includes:
- a CDS encoding ABC transporter ATP-binding protein: protein MTTTPPAPLLSAQALEVAFPGRRGAATARAVDGVDLDIRPGEIVALVGESGCGKTTLARSLMGLVAPTAGRVTFGGEPLDYAGRALKAYRKRVQLVLQDPSGSLNPRHTVYDAVAEGLRIHGYAGDEHAAVSGALARAGLRPPERFFLRYPHELSGGQRQRVVIAGALVLEPELIVADEPVASLDASVRGEILALLLRLRDELNLSALVVTHDLGLAWNIADRVAVMYLGRIVETGDVEQILTAPRHPYTQALLSVLPEADGEPVILSGEPPDPSKVPSGCRFHARCQILASGEAERAGVADACRTKDLPVLEGDGRAQVACHWAAAEVEAVS, encoded by the coding sequence ATGACGACCACTCCCCCGGCCCCCCTGCTCAGCGCCCAGGCGCTGGAGGTCGCCTTCCCGGGCCGTCGCGGAGCGGCGACCGCGCGTGCGGTCGACGGGGTCGACCTGGACATCCGTCCCGGTGAGATCGTCGCCCTGGTCGGCGAGTCCGGCTGCGGCAAGACGACGCTGGCCCGGTCGCTGATGGGTCTGGTGGCGCCGACGGCCGGCCGGGTCACCTTCGGCGGCGAGCCCCTCGACTACGCGGGCCGGGCGCTCAAGGCGTACCGCAAGCGGGTGCAGCTGGTGCTCCAGGACCCGAGCGGCTCCCTCAATCCCCGCCACACCGTGTACGACGCGGTCGCCGAGGGCCTGCGCATCCACGGCTACGCGGGTGACGAGCACGCGGCGGTGTCCGGGGCGCTGGCACGGGCGGGGCTGCGCCCCCCTGAGCGGTTCTTCCTTCGCTATCCGCACGAGCTGTCGGGCGGTCAGCGCCAGCGCGTCGTGATCGCGGGCGCGCTGGTCCTGGAGCCGGAGCTCATCGTGGCGGACGAGCCCGTGGCCTCGCTGGACGCGTCCGTACGCGGCGAGATCCTGGCGCTGCTGCTGCGTCTGCGCGACGAACTGAACCTGTCGGCGCTGGTGGTGACGCACGATCTGGGGCTGGCGTGGAACATCGCGGACCGGGTCGCCGTGATGTATCTCGGCCGGATCGTGGAGACGGGTGACGTCGAGCAGATCCTCACGGCTCCCCGGCACCCCTACACCCAGGCGCTGCTGTCCGTGCTGCCGGAGGCGGACGGCGAGCCGGTGATCCTGTCGGGCGAGCCGCCGGATCCCTCGAAGGTCCCGTCCGGCTGCCGCTTCCACGCCCGCTGCCAGATCCTCGCCTCGGGCGAGGCGGAGCGTGCGGGCGTCGCCGACGCGTGCCGTACGAAGGACCTGCCGGTGCTGGAGGGGGACGGCCGTGCGCAGGTCGCCTGCCACTGGGCCGCGGCGGAGGTGGAGGCGGTCTCCTAG
- a CDS encoding ABC transporter ATP-binding protein, whose protein sequence is MTAVKTESVPKPETGQPLLDVRNLHVTYGSGASAVPAVRGVDLRVEAGQKLGIAGESGCGKSTLALALLRLLPPSATLSGEILLDGEDILTMKWGRLRAVRWAGASIVFQGAMHSLNAVHRIGDQIAEPILLHRGATPAAARRRAGELLEQVGLPAARADAYPHELSGGQRQRVMIAMALACDPRLIIADEPTTALDVMIQAQILRLIEQLVSDQDLGLIMISHDLAVLSDTCDRLSVMYAGRVVEEGPAKQVHENARHPYGAALSAAFPRIGDLASRHAPKGLPGDPPDPSALPSGCTFHPRCPVALDSCATEDQELRAAGPSRRAACVLVEPGATAPAGPSGGAEEARSTS, encoded by the coding sequence TTGACCGCCGTGAAGACCGAGAGCGTTCCGAAACCGGAGACCGGGCAGCCATTGCTCGACGTCCGGAACCTGCATGTCACCTACGGCTCGGGGGCCTCGGCCGTCCCGGCCGTGCGGGGGGTCGACCTGCGGGTCGAGGCGGGCCAGAAGCTCGGCATCGCCGGGGAGTCCGGCTGCGGGAAGTCGACCCTGGCGCTCGCCCTGCTGCGCCTGCTCCCCCCGTCCGCGACCCTGAGCGGCGAGATCCTGCTGGACGGCGAGGACATCCTCACCATGAAGTGGGGCCGGCTCCGGGCCGTGCGCTGGGCGGGGGCGTCGATCGTCTTCCAGGGCGCGATGCACTCGCTGAACGCCGTGCACCGTATCGGGGACCAGATCGCCGAGCCGATCCTTCTGCACCGCGGGGCCACCCCGGCGGCGGCGCGCAGGCGCGCCGGTGAGCTGCTGGAGCAGGTGGGGCTTCCGGCGGCGCGTGCGGACGCCTACCCGCACGAGCTGTCGGGCGGTCAGCGCCAGCGCGTGATGATCGCCATGGCGCTGGCCTGCGACCCGCGGCTGATCATCGCCGACGAACCCACCACCGCCCTCGACGTGATGATCCAGGCCCAGATCCTGCGGCTGATCGAACAGCTCGTCAGCGACCAGGACCTCGGCCTGATCATGATCAGCCACGACCTGGCGGTGCTCTCCGACACCTGCGACCGGCTGTCGGTGATGTACGCGGGCCGGGTCGTCGAGGAGGGCCCCGCGAAGCAGGTCCACGAGAACGCGAGGCACCCGTACGGCGCCGCGCTGTCGGCCGCCTTCCCGCGGATCGGCGACCTCGCGTCCCGGCACGCGCCGAAGGGCCTGCCGGGCGATCCGCCGGACCCGTCGGCGCTGCCCTCCGGCTGTACGTTCCACCCCCGCTGTCCGGTGGCGCTGGACTCCTGCGCCACCGAGGACCAGGAGCTGAGGGCCGCCGGGCCGTCCCGGCGGGCGGCCTGTGTGCTGGTGGAGCCGGGCGCCACCGCGCCAGCCGGTCCGTCCGGCGGCGCCGAGGAAGCAAGGAGCACCTCATGA
- a CDS encoding ABC transporter permease has protein sequence MTTTTDAAKATSPRALTWARRRHAATRFWQQYRTHRAGLAGLAVLALIALVALAAPLLVGADSRSVTEAPGGALESPSAEFPLGTDQFGRSLLALLVWGTRVSLTVGLLAAFLSVAIGTLVGITAGHFKGWYGNVVMRITDWFLVMPTLVLAIALATVLSRSLWTTVLAIGVTTWPTTARLVRAQTLSVESRPYIERSKALGGGHGHIMSRHVLPNVMPLVLAQTTLVISTAILTEATLAFLGLGDPTIVSWGGLLQDAREAGAVSSGNWWYLAPPGLAIAVVALAFTLCGRTIETVLNPKLGVSR, from the coding sequence ATGACGACCACGACCGACGCCGCGAAGGCCACCAGCCCGCGCGCGCTGACCTGGGCCCGCCGGCGCCATGCGGCCACCCGCTTCTGGCAGCAGTACCGCACCCACCGGGCCGGCCTGGCGGGACTTGCCGTGCTCGCCCTGATCGCCCTGGTCGCGCTGGCCGCCCCCCTGCTGGTGGGCGCGGACTCCCGGAGCGTCACCGAGGCGCCCGGCGGGGCGCTGGAGTCCCCGAGCGCGGAGTTCCCGCTCGGCACCGACCAGTTCGGCCGCAGTCTGCTCGCCCTCCTTGTGTGGGGGACGCGCGTGTCCCTGACCGTGGGCCTGCTCGCCGCGTTCCTGTCCGTGGCCATCGGGACCCTGGTGGGCATCACGGCCGGCCACTTCAAGGGGTGGTACGGCAACGTCGTCATGCGGATCACCGACTGGTTCCTGGTGATGCCGACGCTCGTGCTCGCCATCGCGCTGGCCACCGTGCTCTCGCGGTCCCTGTGGACGACGGTCCTCGCCATCGGCGTGACGACCTGGCCGACGACCGCGCGGCTCGTCCGCGCGCAGACGCTGTCCGTGGAGTCCCGTCCGTACATCGAGCGCTCCAAGGCGCTCGGCGGCGGGCACGGCCACATCATGTCCCGCCACGTGCTGCCCAACGTGATGCCCCTGGTGCTCGCGCAGACCACGCTGGTGATCTCCACCGCCATCCTCACCGAGGCGACCCTCGCCTTCCTGGGCCTCGGCGATCCCACGATCGTCTCCTGGGGCGGCCTGCTCCAGGACGCCCGTGAGGCCGGAGCGGTCAGCTCCGGCAACTGGTGGTACCTCGCTCCGCCCGGACTCGCCATCGCGGTCGTCGCCCTCGCGTTCACGCTGTGCGGCCGCACCATCGAGACCGTGCTCAACCCCAAGCTGGGGGTGTCCCGTTGA
- a CDS encoding bifunctional riboflavin kinase/FAD synthetase: MHCWRGLEDIPEGWGRSVVTIGSYDGVHRGHQLIIGRAVERARELGVPSVVVTFDPHPSEVVRPGTHPPLLAPHHRRAELMAGLGVDAVLILPFTTEFSQLSPADFIVKVLVDKLHAELVIEGPNFRFGHRAAGNVAYLAELGPTHGYGVEVIDLYVSGDAGGGEPFSSTLTRRLVAEGDMAGAAEILGRPHRVEGVVVRGAQRGRELGFPTANVETLPHTAIPADGVYAGWLTVAGEAMPAAISVGTNPQFDGTERTVEAYAIDRVGLDLYGLHVAVDFLAYVRGMLKFDSIEDLLVAMAADVKRSSELVAAYERA, translated from the coding sequence GTGCACTGCTGGCGTGGCTTGGAGGACATCCCTGAGGGCTGGGGACGCAGCGTCGTCACCATCGGCTCCTACGACGGGGTGCACCGCGGGCACCAGCTGATCATCGGCCGGGCCGTGGAGCGGGCGCGGGAGCTGGGCGTCCCCTCCGTCGTCGTCACCTTCGACCCGCACCCCAGCGAGGTCGTCCGCCCCGGCACGCACCCGCCGCTGCTCGCCCCGCACCACCGGCGTGCCGAGCTCATGGCAGGACTGGGCGTGGACGCGGTGCTCATCCTGCCGTTCACCACCGAGTTCTCGCAGCTCTCGCCCGCCGACTTCATCGTGAAGGTGCTCGTCGACAAGCTGCACGCCGAGCTGGTCATCGAAGGACCCAACTTCCGCTTCGGGCACCGGGCGGCCGGCAACGTCGCGTACCTCGCCGAGCTCGGTCCCACCCATGGCTACGGCGTCGAGGTCATCGACCTCTACGTGAGCGGTGACGCCGGCGGCGGCGAGCCGTTCTCCTCCACCCTCACCCGCCGTCTGGTCGCCGAGGGCGACATGGCGGGGGCCGCCGAGATCCTCGGCCGCCCGCACCGGGTCGAGGGCGTCGTCGTGCGCGGAGCCCAGCGCGGCCGTGAGCTCGGCTTCCCCACCGCGAACGTGGAGACCCTCCCGCACACGGCGATCCCCGCCGACGGCGTCTACGCGGGCTGGCTGACGGTGGCCGGCGAGGCGATGCCCGCCGCGATCTCCGTGGGCACCAACCCGCAGTTCGACGGCACCGAGCGGACCGTCGAGGCGTACGCGATCGACCGCGTCGGCCTCGACCTGTACGGACTGCACGTCGCGGTGGACTTCCTCGCCTACGTGCGCGGCATGCTGAAGTTCGATTCGATCGAGGACCTGCTCGTGGCCATGGCCGCCGACGTGAAGCGGTCCAGCGAGCTGGTCGCGGCGTACGAGCGCGCCTGA
- a CDS encoding ABC transporter permease — MSTESTPALLKGAAGVDAVQTDGPAPAGPSARSPRARSTTAYLRYAAGKLAGAAVSLFAVLVTSFFLFRLIPGDPVKQMTGGRQVSTEQIAAMRREFGLDLPLWQQFTEYCGKALTGDFGTSYQFHAPVMDKISEALPATLLLTGTAFVIYTAIGIWLGARSAWRNGSAGDRFHTAFALTLYSVPSFWLGLLLIITLSVGIGPIPGMFPTGGMESGNSSGFGYVLDVAHHLVLPVVTLVAVEYARTLLVMRSSLLDEMGSDYLTTARAKGLRDDLVRRRHAVPNAMLPTVTLLFVNLGNTVAGAILVETVFSWPGLGGLFYQALSVPDLPLVQALFFVFAAAVILMNTLADVIYPLLDPRVGR; from the coding sequence ATGAGCACAGAAAGCACTCCCGCGCTCCTGAAGGGCGCGGCGGGCGTGGACGCTGTGCAGACCGACGGCCCGGCTCCGGCCGGGCCGTCGGCCCGCAGTCCACGCGCCCGCAGCACGACCGCCTATCTCCGCTACGCGGCGGGCAAGCTGGCCGGTGCGGCCGTCTCGCTGTTCGCCGTGCTCGTCACCAGCTTCTTCCTGTTCCGCCTGATCCCCGGCGACCCGGTCAAGCAGATGACCGGCGGCCGGCAGGTGTCGACCGAACAGATCGCCGCGATGCGCAGGGAATTCGGCCTGGACCTGCCCCTGTGGCAGCAGTTCACCGAGTACTGCGGCAAGGCCCTGACCGGGGACTTCGGTACGTCGTACCAGTTCCACGCCCCGGTCATGGACAAGATCTCCGAGGCGCTGCCCGCGACGCTGCTGCTCACCGGCACCGCGTTCGTGATCTACACGGCGATCGGCATCTGGCTCGGCGCCAGGTCCGCCTGGCGCAACGGCTCGGCCGGTGACCGCTTCCACACCGCCTTCGCCCTGACGCTGTACTCGGTGCCCTCGTTCTGGCTCGGCCTGCTCCTGATCATCACCCTGTCGGTGGGCATCGGGCCCATCCCGGGCATGTTCCCGACCGGCGGCATGGAGTCGGGCAACTCGAGCGGCTTCGGATACGTCCTCGACGTCGCGCACCACCTGGTCCTGCCGGTCGTCACGCTCGTCGCCGTCGAGTACGCGCGCACCCTGCTGGTGATGCGGTCCTCGCTGCTCGACGAGATGGGCAGCGACTACCTGACGACGGCCCGTGCCAAGGGGCTGCGCGACGACCTCGTACGTCGTCGCCACGCCGTCCCGAACGCGATGCTGCCGACGGTGACGCTGCTCTTCGTCAACCTGGGCAACACGGTGGCGGGCGCCATCCTGGTGGAGACGGTGTTCTCCTGGCCCGGTCTGGGCGGACTCTTCTACCAGGCGCTGAGCGTGCCCGACCTGCCACTCGTGCAGGCGCTGTTCTTCGTCTTCGCCGCCGCGGTGATCCTGATGAACACGCTCGCCGATGTGATCTATCCGCTCCTCGATCCCCGGGTGGGCCGATGA
- a CDS encoding XdhC/CoxI family protein, with protein MRELLSELRAWQTTGTPFALATVVAVRGSAPRAPGAAMAVTATGTVAGSVSGGCVESDVYEVATETLTTGETRLRTYGISDEEAFGAGLTCGGTIDVLIRPCVTAADRDGLRELADLVAAGEPVALATVVSGAAPGACRTVLDGRTSGSLGDEGLDAAVTDDARGLLAQGATGTGRYGPHGERRMQDVTVFVQTFAPAPRMLVFGAIDHAAATARIGSFLGYRVTVCDARPAFATRERFPTADEVVCAWPHTYLESTEVDARTVVCVLTHDPKFDVPLLAAVLRTPAAYIGVMGSRRTHADRIARLRETGVDEAELARLASPVGLDLGARTPEETAVSIAAEIIQHRWGGTGRPLGELTGAIHHAPGVRGPAPG; from the coding sequence GTGCGTGAACTGCTGTCGGAACTGCGTGCCTGGCAGACCACCGGTACGCCTTTCGCGCTGGCCACCGTCGTCGCGGTGCGGGGCAGTGCGCCGCGTGCCCCCGGCGCCGCGATGGCGGTGACCGCCACCGGCACGGTGGCGGGCAGCGTCTCCGGGGGCTGTGTCGAGAGCGATGTGTACGAGGTCGCCACCGAGACGCTCACCACGGGCGAGACGCGGCTGAGGACGTACGGCATCAGCGACGAGGAGGCCTTCGGCGCCGGTCTGACCTGCGGCGGGACGATCGACGTCCTGATCCGGCCCTGTGTCACCGCGGCCGACCGGGACGGGCTGCGGGAGCTGGCCGACCTCGTCGCCGCCGGGGAGCCCGTGGCGCTCGCCACCGTGGTGTCCGGAGCCGCTCCGGGCGCCTGCCGGACGGTTCTCGACGGCCGCACCAGCGGCTCGCTCGGCGACGAGGGGCTCGACGCGGCCGTCACCGACGACGCGCGCGGGCTGCTCGCCCAGGGAGCGACCGGAACCGGCCGGTACGGCCCGCACGGTGAGCGCCGGATGCAGGACGTCACCGTCTTCGTCCAGACGTTCGCCCCCGCGCCGCGCATGCTCGTCTTCGGAGCCATCGACCACGCGGCGGCCACCGCGCGGATCGGGTCCTTCCTCGGCTACCGGGTGACCGTCTGCGACGCCCGCCCCGCCTTCGCCACCCGGGAGCGCTTCCCCACGGCCGACGAGGTCGTCTGCGCCTGGCCGCACACCTATCTGGAGTCGACCGAGGTGGACGCGCGCACGGTGGTCTGCGTCCTGACCCACGATCCGAAGTTCGACGTGCCCCTGCTCGCCGCGGTGCTCCGCACACCCGCCGCGTACATCGGCGTGATGGGCAGCCGGCGCACCCACGCCGACCGGATCGCCCGGCTGCGGGAGACCGGGGTGGACGAGGCGGAACTCGCCCGCCTCGCCTCACCCGTGGGCCTCGACCTCGGAGCCCGTACGCCGGAGGAGACGGCCGTCTCCATCGCCGCCGAGATCATCCAGCACCGCTGGGGCGGTACCGGCCGTCCCCTGGGGGAGCTGACGGGCGCGATCCACCACGCCCCCGGGGTCCGAGGGCCCGCCCCGGGGTGA
- a CDS encoding ABC transporter substrate-binding protein, producing MVTRFPPRSSRPRGRLRILLASGAAALALAAGSVVPGNPIGPAPQEAQAADGSSTLTVAVAQSVDSLSPFLAQRLLSTSISRLMYDFLTNYDAKDSHTIPGLATTWEPSPDKLTWTYTIRTDSKWSDGEKATAEDAAWTFNTMMTDEGAATSNGSFVSNFKKVTAPSPDKLVIELKKPQATMTALDVPIVPKHVWEKVGDFSKFNNDTKFPIVGNGPFILTDYKVDSYVKLKANKDFWRGAPKFDELVFRYYKDQDAAVAALRKGEVSFVAGSPSLTPAQAASLKTAANIKVNDAPGRRFYALATNPGAQTKDGKKFGDGHAALQDQKVRQALFMAVDRTTIIDKVFQGYAIEGEGYIPPRYDSYFWKPEAGQKLAYDPAKAGALLDEAGYKKNSDGKRAGKDGKPLDFRILCHATDPNDKAVGKYLQEWWGDLGVGLKVDCRDNVSDPWYAGEYDLAFDGWSVNPDPDFVMSIHTCAALPAKAKETAATDNFICDKQYDELYSKQLAEYDPAKRADLVKQMESRLYDTGYMNVMAYPNAVEAYRTDQIESITTMPSDAGNIFGQDGYWSWWSAVPAAGASDGSSGDSGSSTGVLIGVGVAVVVLAGGGLLFAMRRRSTAEDRE from the coding sequence ATGGTCACAAGATTTCCACCACGCTCCTCCCGCCCACGCGGCCGTCTGCGCATTCTTCTCGCCTCCGGAGCCGCCGCCCTGGCGCTGGCCGCCGGATCGGTCGTCCCCGGAAACCCGATCGGCCCCGCCCCGCAGGAGGCGCAGGCGGCTGACGGCTCGTCGACCCTCACGGTCGCGGTCGCGCAGAGCGTCGACTCCCTGAGCCCGTTCCTCGCCCAGCGGCTGCTCTCCACGAGCATCAGCCGGCTGATGTACGACTTCCTGACCAACTACGACGCCAAGGACAGCCACACGATCCCCGGCCTCGCGACCACGTGGGAGCCGTCGCCGGACAAGCTGACGTGGACGTACACCATCCGGACCGACTCGAAGTGGTCGGACGGCGAGAAGGCCACCGCCGAGGACGCGGCGTGGACCTTCAACACGATGATGACCGACGAGGGGGCCGCGACCTCGAACGGCAGCTTCGTCTCCAACTTCAAGAAGGTGACCGCGCCCAGCCCGGACAAGCTGGTCATCGAGCTGAAGAAGCCTCAGGCGACGATGACGGCGCTGGACGTGCCCATCGTGCCCAAGCACGTCTGGGAGAAGGTCGGCGACTTCTCCAAGTTCAACAACGACACGAAGTTCCCGATCGTGGGGAACGGGCCGTTCATCCTGACGGACTACAAGGTCGACAGCTATGTGAAGCTCAAGGCGAACAAGGACTTCTGGCGCGGCGCGCCCAAGTTCGACGAGCTCGTCTTCCGGTACTACAAGGACCAGGACGCAGCCGTCGCCGCCCTCCGAAAGGGTGAAGTCTCCTTCGTCGCCGGCAGCCCGAGCCTGACACCCGCTCAGGCCGCGTCGCTGAAGACCGCCGCCAACATCAAGGTGAACGACGCCCCCGGCCGCCGCTTCTACGCGCTGGCCACCAACCCGGGCGCGCAGACCAAGGACGGCAAGAAGTTCGGCGACGGGCACGCGGCGCTGCAGGACCAGAAGGTCCGCCAGGCGCTGTTCATGGCCGTGGACCGCACGACGATCATCGACAAGGTCTTCCAGGGCTACGCCATAGAGGGCGAGGGCTACATCCCGCCCCGCTACGACTCGTACTTCTGGAAGCCCGAGGCCGGGCAGAAGCTCGCCTACGACCCGGCGAAGGCGGGCGCCCTGCTCGACGAGGCGGGCTACAAGAAGAACAGCGACGGCAAGCGGGCCGGCAAGGACGGCAAGCCGCTCGACTTCCGCATCCTGTGCCACGCCACGGACCCCAACGACAAGGCTGTCGGCAAGTACCTCCAGGAGTGGTGGGGCGACCTGGGTGTCGGCCTGAAGGTCGACTGCCGCGACAACGTCTCCGACCCCTGGTACGCGGGTGAGTACGACCTCGCCTTCGACGGCTGGTCCGTCAACCCGGACCCCGACTTCGTCATGTCGATCCACACCTGTGCCGCGCTCCCGGCCAAGGCCAAGGAGACGGCGGCGACGGACAACTTCATCTGCGACAAGCAGTACGACGAGCTCTACTCGAAGCAGTTGGCGGAGTACGACCCCGCCAAACGGGCCGACCTCGTGAAGCAGATGGAGTCGCGGCTGTACGACACGGGGTACATGAACGTCATGGCGTACCCGAATGCCGTCGAGGCCTACCGCACCGACCAGATCGAGTCCATCACGACCATGCCCTCGGACGCGGGCAACATCTTCGGTCAGGACGGCTACTGGAGCTGGTGGTCGGCGGTCCCGGCCGCCGGTGCGTCGGACGGTTCGTCCGGCGACAGCGGCAGCTCCACCGGAGTCCTCATCGGTGTCGGTGTCGCCGTAGTCGTCCTCGCCGGTGGCGGGCTGCTGTTCGCCATGCGTCGTCGTTCCACCGCGGAAGACCGTGAATAG